A window of the Bacteroidota bacterium genome harbors these coding sequences:
- a CDS encoding M48 family metallopeptidase, whose product MNSKIDYQVNPKENLYFSIRLITSIGLYALIIWLVVESLDLEEPAAGTVFVLYFYLALIIVYLFMRFGVIIGHLKGNAVKLTKDQFPEIYQIVNRQSELLGLDYVPSVYLLQSGGVMNAFASRFLGSNYIVLYSEIVEISDSQDKNILEFIIGHELGHIKRNHLLKKLLLFPSSLIPFLAAAYSRACEYTCDNIGYALCPEGAKSGILLLASGKNLYKKVNIKEFISQDYHEDGFWTWFAEKVSSHPNLTKRLASHVTEKDFAIKIELSSPVLEKKEEVDYSRFMPR is encoded by the coding sequence ATGAATTCAAAAATTGATTATCAGGTAAACCCCAAGGAGAATCTCTACTTTTCTATCCGGTTAATTACAAGTATCGGATTATATGCTTTAATAATCTGGTTGGTCGTTGAATCGTTGGACTTAGAAGAGCCGGCGGCAGGAACAGTATTTGTCCTGTATTTTTACCTTGCCTTAATTATTGTGTATCTTTTTATGCGATTTGGTGTAATCATCGGGCATTTAAAAGGTAATGCCGTGAAATTGACAAAAGATCAGTTTCCCGAGATTTATCAGATCGTAAACAGGCAGTCCGAATTATTGGGGTTGGACTATGTTCCCAGTGTTTATCTCCTGCAATCCGGAGGAGTGATGAATGCATTTGCCTCAAGATTTCTGGGCAGCAATTATATTGTTCTCTATTCTGAAATTGTGGAGATATCCGACAGTCAGGATAAAAACATACTTGAATTTATTATCGGTCATGAGTTGGGGCATATTAAACGCAATCATTTGCTCAAAAAATTGCTGCTGTTTCCCTCTTCTTTGATACCGTTTTTGGCTGCTGCTTATTCGCGGGCATGCGAGTATACCTGCGACAATATCGGCTATGCCTTGTGCCCCGAAGGTGCAAAGAGCGGGATCTTGCTGCTGGCCTCTGGAAAAAATTTATACAAGAAAGTAAACATCAAGGAATTCATTTCCCAGGATTATCATGAAGACGGATTTTGGACCTGGTTTGCCGAGAAAGTATCTTCCCATCCCAACTTGACCAAAAGACTGGCCAGCCATGTAACTGAAAAGGATTTTGCGATCAAAATCGAATTGTCATCTCCGGTTTTGGAGAAAAAAGAGGAGGTAGATTATTCGCGGTTCATGCCCAGATAA
- a CDS encoding FISUMP domain-containing protein, translated as MRYFLKILSPFFCLLAFILKSCKGVCFSICLLLTLPACQKDEALTDLSIQGEIKNTTSFGGHDGSIHLLVSGGCAPYLILWDNGDTSSTIKNITAGLYSVTVNDSRNGAKAKARQEFTVLQPDTFTIGLVPSSPSKPSGTDGRVKLELHKGNVENSYNPQPYTYKWSNGATTQNLDNVKAGTYSVSVTDTNQHTRTAGITVFDPVADIDGNVYTVTQIGNQTWMAENLKVSHTPDGQPLTRYFYDNNAANGDSLGALYTWQTAMNGSTVEMAQGICPAGWHIPSDDEWKTLEIFLGMSQEDADKGDDYETVCRGLDVDTKLLPGSPAGFNARYAGFFDGQHYNSLNKNAYFWTSTSAKNTQGNAYIRMLGSGYRTICRGAKEQGFAFSVRCIKN; from the coding sequence ATGAGATACTTTCTGAAAATATTATCCCCCTTTTTTTGTTTGTTGGCTTTTATTTTAAAATCATGCAAAGGGGTATGTTTTAGTATCTGCCTCCTGCTTACGCTGCCTGCATGCCAAAAGGATGAAGCGCTAACGGACTTGTCTATTCAGGGCGAAATAAAAAACACAACTTCTTTCGGTGGCCATGACGGCTCCATCCACCTTCTTGTTTCAGGGGGCTGTGCCCCTTATCTGATTCTGTGGGACAACGGGGATACCTCTTCAACAATAAAAAACATAACAGCAGGGTTGTACAGTGTTACCGTCAACGATTCGAGAAACGGAGCAAAAGCCAAAGCCCGTCAGGAATTTACGGTTTTACAGCCTGATACCTTTACCATCGGACTGGTGCCGTCAAGCCCCTCCAAGCCCTCTGGCACGGACGGAAGGGTAAAGCTTGAGCTGCATAAGGGAAATGTAGAGAATTCATATAATCCACAACCCTACACTTATAAATGGTCGAACGGCGCTACCACACAGAACCTGGATAATGTCAAAGCAGGCACCTACTCCGTATCCGTTACGGATACCAACCAGCATACCCGTACAGCAGGCATTACCGTCTTTGATCCTGTAGCCGATATCGATGGCAATGTGTACACTGTTACTCAAATCGGCAATCAAACCTGGATGGCTGAAAACTTGAAGGTATCGCATACTCCTGACGGACAACCCCTCACCCGATACTTCTACGATAACAACGCCGCCAACGGCGACAGCTTGGGCGCTTTGTACACCTGGCAAACAGCCATGAACGGGAGTACTGTTGAAATGGCCCAGGGAATATGTCCTGCAGGCTGGCATATCCCTTCCGATGACGAATGGAAAACCCTGGAAATTTTCCTGGGTATGTCGCAGGAAGATGCAGACAAAGGAGATGATTATGAAACAGTTTGCCGTGGCCTTGATGTGGATACAAAATTATTGCCCGGCAGCCCTGCCGGATTTAATGCCAGGTATGCCGGATTTTTTGACGGCCAACATTACAACAGTCTGAATAAAAATGCGTACTTTTGGACTTCAACTTCAGCAAAAAATACTCAGGGAAATGCATACATCCGCATGTTGGGGTCAGGTTACCGGACTATTTGCCGTGGGGCAAAAGAACAGGGATTTGCCTTTTCCGTCAGATGCATAAAAAATTAA